The following nucleotide sequence is from Alkalihalobacillus sp. LMS39.
CCAAACATTAAATCGTCTTCTTTTAATGTTCGATTTAACGCATCGACAATTTTATATACATCAGGTGTTTTCTCAATTTTCACTGTTGAAATAACGTCCATTTTTTGTTCCGTTTGTTTTTTTTCCACGTTAATGTCATCCTTTTTGTTCAAGTTTTTTCTAATCATATATACACAAGTTTCGGCCATACTATTAGTAACGCTCAACTAAAGGGAGGTATGAGCGTGACACATTGGATAACTCACTGTTCCACAGCTGAATTATTTCAACACGAAAAACAATGGTACGCTCTTTCTTCTACTCATCGCCCAGAAAAGGAAAAAACATTAGAGTGTAATGTTAGGCAAACATATTTTCCTTCTCTATTGCACAAAGAAAAATAGCCTTTTAAAAAATATTCTCTGCTCACACCTCGATGAATCCTGTTGCCCGCAGGATTCATTTTTATAATAATCGATTATATTGTTGATTTAATTCAAATTGTATCTTTTCTTCGTCCATCGTTGTACAAACTTTATCTTTAACAAGCTGCTTGCCTTTGACATACACATCGTTTACATCACGGCCAGATGCCGTATAGACAAGATGGGAAACAATGTGATTGTTTGGTTGGAAGTGTGGCCCATCAGGACAAATTGTAATAAAGTCAGCTTCATAACCACACTTTATTTGCCCGACATACTGTAGCCCTAACGCTTCGGCCCCATTTGTTGTGGCCATTTGTAACGCTTTTTTCGCTGGCAAGACAGTGGAGTTTTGTTGTACCCCTTTTTGTATTAATATCCCCGTTCTCATTTCTTCAAACAAATCTAAATGATTATTCGATGCGGCACTATCTGTACCAAACGCTACTGTAATCCCTTTTTCCACCATAGTCGCTACTGGTGCGATTCCTGATCCTAACTTTAAATTGCTCATTGGGTTATAGGATACTGAAACATTATGTTTATGCAATAGCTCCATTTCTTCCTCATTAACATGAACCGCATGAGCAACAAGAGATTTCGTTGAAAAGAATCCTAAATCGGCTAAATGAGCAACAGGTCGCTTCCCATACTTTCGTTCGTTTTCTTCGACTTCAAACGCCGTTTCTGACATATGGGTATGTAACGGTAATGAATGACGATGTGCTTCATTTACAACCATCTCAATAAAATTAGGTGGACAAGTGTAAACGGCATGAGGAGATAACATCGTCGTAACCCTTCCATCATCTGCCCCGCGATATTCCGTTGCAAAATGAACCGCTTCTTGAATTTTTTCCTTTTGCTCAGCAACCGAACATAAACCGATCATCCCTCTTGTCATGACAGCACGCATACCTACTTTAACAACTTGCTCGGCCATATCAGCTAGATGAAGATGGTACATATCTAAAAATGTCGTCGTTCCTGACTTCAGCATTTCAACCATCGCTAGCGATTGGCTAGCCAGAACAGCTTCCTTAGTGAACCGGGATTCTATTGGCCACATTTTATCTTGTAGCCACTGTTCGAGTGGTAAGTCATCCGCATGACCTCGCAGCATCGTCATGCCTGTGTGACCATGTGTATTTATTAATCCAGGTAAAACCCATTTTCCTTTTAAATCAATATACATTGTTTCCGGCTCATCTAACGGAGGTGGCCCTTCATTCACATGAACAACCTTGCCCTTTTCATCAACTAAAAAAGACCCTCTCTCCCATATATCATCATGTTCATTTAGTGTAATGATGACACCATTGTAAAAATATTGCTGACTCATAAAAAAAACTCCTTGTTTTAACGTTTCCACCTTATTTTATTTCGTGATAATCGACGGAAACTCCTCCTGAGGGTTTACAGTTAACACTTCATAGTTTTTTAAATCTGAACGAATGGATACAGTTCCAATTTTATATGTTTGATAAATATCAATCCATGTTTCTTGGAGACGAAAGATGACATCTTGACTGACCGTTTGACCGCGCTTTTGAAACAAAATCGCTACTTGAGGGTCGACTTCTTCCAAAAACAATTGAGACGTCCCTTTATCACTTCCAAAATCAGCCACTTTTAATATCGCTGACTTTAAATGATATTGTTCAGTTAACTGCTCTTCAATTTTTTCATTCGCCACGCCCATATATAATGTTTTTAATTGCCCATATGTAAACACAAGTACAAATGAATCATAAGGATCATCTCCTGAATATAATACTTCTGTTTCTAATGACGGTAAAAGCTCTTCTTTCACTCCTACATCCCACACCGTGATTTTATCGCTTTCAATCCCATACCGTTTTTCAATCGACTCTTTCATCCCAACAGGTACAATAATTTGTTCGACAGGGTAATGGTCAAGCAGCCATAAAAGGTTTCCACTATATTCAGGTTCATCATTCACTAGTATAAGCGAATTAATCTTTTCTACATGAAACATATGTAGACGTTTTGCGAAATCAACTTGGCTTGACGGATGACCAGTACCAATAAGAACCGTCCCACCTTCTCCTGATTGAATTAACGTTGCTTCACCATCAGGTATATCAAAGTATGTAAACGCAATTTCATCTTTACTCAAGTTATAATCCACTTCAAATTCAAAGCTTTCCCCTGTTACCGTACTGCTTACTTCCATTGTAGAACAACCATATAATTGCATGGAAAAAAAGCATACAAGCCCTAAGAGCACGATGCGCATTTAAGTATCTCCCCTCTATTTATCTCTTGAGGTTAGTTTACGACATATGCGCATAATATATGATTGAATTTACAACCAGTTTTTGCAAACGTTTAGCAGTGATTTCATCTCGTCTTCATAAACAGGAACAGATGGAAGAGACGCGAGAAAAGATGCTCCATATTTTGTTGTGATAATTCGTTTATCAAATACGATGACAACGCCTTTGTCATGAGATGTTCGAATTAACCGACCAAACCCTTGTTTAAAACGAAGAATCGCTTGTGGTAAAGACAATTCCATAAACGGATTTTTTCCTGTTTCTTTTAATCGTTCACTACGCGCTTCTAATACAGGGTCATCTGGTGGAGAAAATGGGAGCCTGACAATAATAAGGCAGCTTAAATCTTCACCAGGAATATCGATTCCTTCCCAAAAACTACTCGTTCCAAACAAAATCGCCTTATCGTGCTGTTTGAATGCTTTCATTAGTTTAGCTCGACTGCCACTATTTACCCCTTGCCCGATTAAATGAAAGTCTTCATCACTAAGACGGTCTTTTACTTTCGCATACACTTGCTTTAACATATCATAGGAGGTAAATAAAATTAACATCCTGCCTTTAGTTACAAAAGCAACATCCACGATTTTATCAATAATATCATCTTTGAATTGAGGCGAATTGATCGCCGGTACATCAGTTGGAATAAGAAGTTTTGCTTGTGTCTCATATTGAAATGGAGATGGAACAATGGTCGTACTTGGCCCAAAGTCTTGTAAGCCAAGCCGTTCAATTAAATAAGAAAACGACCGTTTCACAGTTAGCGTCGCTGACGTTAACACGACACTTTTTTTATGCATAAAAAAATGGTCCGCTAATAGTTCACCAATATCAATCGGCTTACTATATAGAAAGCTTCCATTTTTGGCACCACGTTCATCGGTTTCCATCCAATACACTAGATTAGGGTCATATTCTAGCAATAAACGCTCAATCTTTGTTGTTTCTTCTTGCCAGCTTTGTAGCCAGCTCTTAAAATCCGTTAACACGCCTCGTTCTTCTAATGTTAACCCATCTTTTATAAGCTCTAGTGGTTTTGCGAGTTTCATTCCGAGTTGTTCCATATTTTTACTATACATTAACATTCTTAAAGCCACTTCTGTTATATTTGACCATAGTGGCCCCGACTCTTCATGTGCCATATAGCGATAACTAATTCGACCGATTTCAGTTTTTCCTACGGCTTGCTTTTCAACAAACGCACGCAACATCCGAAATAACTCATCAATCTCTTCTTTCACTTGTTGTCCAACTTGAACGAATTGATGTAAACTCGCCCCATGGTCTAGTTCATATTGTTCGGCTACCATGTGAAATCGTTTAACAATTCCTTTCGTTTCTAACGTTCCGAAGCGATTCCACAAATAAGCAAATGTTACATAATCGGTTTGTTCTCCGAGATGATCACAAGCGACTTCTTCTAAATGATGCGCCTCATCGATAATGACTTGGGAATATGAGGGCAATAATGACTTTTTATGAACTAAATCTGTAAATAGCAAAGCATGGTTTGTAATGATGATTTCTGCTTGTTGAGCATTTTTTCGTGCCGTTTGATAAAAACACCTTGAAAACCAAGGGCATCTGTTCCCTAGACATGTCGCTGCATCACTTTTTACTTCATGCCAAAACGCTCTCCCACCAGATGGCAAGTTTAATTCTTCCACATCTCCTGTTGTTGTTTCCGTTAACCAAATTAAAATTTGTCCCATCGACAAAAGCGTATCATAATTATCTTCATCATAAGATCCCATGACACGTTGTTCAAACTTCCTTAAGCATAAATAATGATTTCGCCCTTTTAATAATGCGACATGGAATGGAAATGGGGTCACATTTTTTAAAAGGGGGATATCACGATCGAGTAATTGTTGTTGAAGAGGTATCGTTTGTGTACTAATAACGACGGGTTTCTGTTCGTTTTTTGCCCAAAATACAGAAGGAAGTAAATAAGCGATTGACTTTCCTGTTCCTGTTCCCGCTTCAATTAGCAAATGCTTAGACTCACTTAAAGCATCATTGACTTCATCCATCATTTCTTGTTGACCTGTTCGCACTTCATAATCCGTAAACACATTAGCTAATTGTCCATCTTGGTTCACTAAAGCTTCTTTATACTTTGCAAACGGCATCGGCTCATCTAAAGGCTGTCGTTTCCATTTTTTCTTTTTACGGATCGCCAATCCTCTATAAATATCAAATTGCGTATCATCATCTTGAAGCTTTCTTTGTTTTTCATGTATTATCGGCAATAACAGTTGATCAATATCAGATTGAAGTCTCTTCATAACAGGCTTAAGTTGTTGTAACGTAATCGCTGGGAGCTTCTTTAGTTTATGTAATAATACTAATAATAAATGAGCGGTTACTTCCGCATCACTATCTGCTTGGTGTGGCCGTTCATGGGTTATATCAAGCTTTTCAGCTAATTGATTTAGTTTATAGCCATCTTCTTTCGGTAAAAGCAACCTCGCTAATTCTACCGTATCAATGACATAGCCAGTAAACGGGTGATAGCCTGCATCTTCAAGTTCCTTTTGTAAAAAAGACAAGTCAAACCGTACATTATGAGCAACAAAGCTCGCTCCTTCTAACATCAATAATAATTCTTTTGCAACTAAATCAAAGGTAGGTGCATGTTTCACCACCTCATCCGTTATCCCTGTAAGCTGCTTTATAAACGTCGGTATCTTTGTTAGAGGATTCACATAGGTGGCAAATCGTTCGATAATTTCTCCATCCTCAATAAGAACCGCACCAATTTGAATGATACGGTCCACACCAGCAGTTTGTCCTGTTGTTTCTATATCCACTACACAATATCGTTTTGTCATTTCGATCACCTCTAGTGGTGTCACTTGCGTTAGTTTAATAACGAAGCTTGGCATAATGGGTAGTTGGATAAAATATGGTTTGTTGCGTTTGCGATTCGTTGTAGCTCTTCTTTTTCTCCCCATGTACGCAATAACCATAAATAAGAGGTTAAAACATTTACGTCATCTGATTGTTCAAGAAGAGTTGTAAACAATTCTTTTGCTTTTTCGCGCTCATCCATTAATCCAATGTTCCATGCTAACCCGTGCCAAACAGCGGTATCATCATATCCAAGGGAAAGCAAACGTTCATAACAATGTATTGCTCCATGATGCATACCAATCCACTCAAAGTCATACGCAAGGGTGAAGAGGATTTCTTTCGTTTCCACTACTTGTAACGCAGTTAACCACGCATTAAATGCTTTTTCCACATCATCATTTGCTATATAACAACGACCTATATAATAATATGTTTCGCCGTCATCTGGCATCGCTTTAATCACGTCTTCAAAAAAAGCAAGTGCCATCGTTGGTTGTGATTGCAAATAATGACACATTCCTAAATTATACACTACATCGACATTATTAGTAAGAGTTAATGCTTTTTCAAAATGAGCAATCGCCTCGTCCCACTGTTCTTCTTGCACAGCTAAACAGCCTAACCCTACATAGGCAAAGTGAACAATCGATTCCTCATGACTATGAAGCAAAAATAAAAAAGTTTCTTTTGCCCCTGTCCAATGTTCTGCGTAAAGCTGTGAAAAAGCTAAATATAAAAAAATAATTTCATTTGCAGATTGTTTACTTTCTTGTTTGAATTGTTTTACAGCTTCTTCAAACATGCCTAAGTCAAAAAATGATGTCCCTTTTGATTCATAGCGGAACGTTTTCATCTGCTGGAAAAAATCATCCATGTCTTTTTCTAACAATGCTAATTTTTCATCCATTTCAGCCCACTTCGACAACAACCGTTCTCTTCCTTGTTCTAGCGATTCGACGTGAGCTGTTCGTTCTTTTTCAGAAAGGTGTTTCCAATTTGCCTTTACATAATCAAATAACGAATCCCACTTTTGAAAGGGTTCCATAAAAAAACCTCCCGCTAGATGATGTATACAAACAGTTTTCATCTAACAAGAGGTGAATATACAATTTACATGACGGTAGAAGCTGGCTCTTTCCCTAACATTTCCACAATTTTATTATTTTCATCCATTATGGCTACTGTCGGTTTATAGTTCGCTAAGTCATCTTGATGGACCATCGCATAAGAAATAACGATAATAACATCTTGCTCTTGTACACGTCTAGCCGCTGCACCATTTAAACAAAACACACCTGAACCTCTAGGCCCAGCAATAACATACGTTTCAAAGCGTTCGCCATTATTATTATTTACAATTTGAACTTTCTCATTTTCAATAATATCAACGGCTTCCATAATATCTTCATCAATCGTAATACTTCCAACGTAATTTAAATTAGCTTCGGTTACACGCGCGCGGTGGATTTTTGCTTTCATCATTGTACGATACATTTTGTTCTCCCCCTCAAACTTCGATTATAACGTTATCAATTAATCTTGCTTTTGAATATTGGACGGCAACCGCAATAATGAGTCTTCCTTCTGCTTTTTCTCTCTTTGCTAACTCCGGAAATGCTAACATCTCGACATAATCAATCTGACCCAATGTTGTTTGTTCAAGATGCTGCCGTACCATTTTCTCAATATTGGCTGCATCACGTTCTCCTGTTTCTATCGTTTGTTTGCCAAGCTGTAAACTGCGATAAATACAGGTCGCGTTCTTTCGCTCGGTGTCAGTTAAATTCACATTGCGCGAGCTTTGTGCTAGCCCATCTTGCTCCCTTAAAATCGGACAAGCAACTACTTTTGTTGCGATATTAAAATCACGGACAAGTTTTTCTATGACAGCAACTTGCTGGGCATCCTTTAAACCAAAATAAGCATATGTCGGAGCAACCATACCAAACAGTTTTAACACGACGGTGGCAACGCCATCAAAATGACCAGGTCTCGTTCTTCCACATAATCGGTCGACACCTTCATGAACAACAACGGTCATGGCAGGTTTCTGTGGATACATTTCTTCAACTGAAGGATAAAACAAAACATCGACCCCATGTTCTTTTGCGAGCTGTTCATCCCGCTTAAAATCTCTTGGGTATCGTTCAAAATCTTCTCCAGGACCAAATTGTAATGGATTCACAAAAATACTCATGACGACTAAATCACATTGCGCCCGTGCGTTTTCCACTAAACTCATATGCCCGTTATGCAAAAATCCCATCGTTGGAACAAACCCAATCGTTTGCTCCCGATAAGGCTTTAAAATATGACGTAGTTCCTGTATTGTCTCAACAATTTTCATGGCGTTGATATCCTCCCACCATATACATGCTCTAATTGTTCCTCCTTCATTGTAAAGGAGTGCTTTTCTTCTGGGAAGTGGGAAGTTTTTACTTCTTGTACATAATCGGAAACAGCTGTTTGGATTTGATTTGAAACGTTAGCATATTGCTTCACAAATTTAGGGACACGATTGCTACCATAGCCGATTAAGTCATGATACACGAGTACTTGCCCATCTGTATCTACACCTGCACCGATTCCAATAACAGGAATGGTAAGCTGTTCACTAATGAGTTTTGCGATTTGTTTTGGCACACATTCTAATACAAGCGCCATCGCACCTGCTTCTTCAGCTTTTTTCGAGTCTTCAATAAGTTGTTTTGCACTTTCTGCATCTTTCCCTTGGACGCGATAGCCGCCTAATACGCCTACCGATTGTGGGGTTAACCCTAAATGAGCAACAACAGGCACACCAGCATTCGTTAAATGTACAATCACATTGAAAACGCCACCATTACCTTCAACCTTAACAGCGTCCGCACCCCCATCTTGCATTAGTTTCCTCGCATTGAGCATTGTTTCGTGAATAGACCCGTGATACGTTAAAAATGGCATATCTGTCACAGTAAAAGTCGCTCTAGCCCCGCGTTTTACTGCTTTTGTATGAAGCACCATATCATCTAATGTGACGGGAATTGTAGAATCATAACCTAACACAACCATCCCAAGAGAGTCCCCAACTAAAATCATATCGACTCCAGCTTCCTCAACGAGTTTTGCAGATGGAGCATCATAGGCGGTCACCATCGCAATCTTTTCTTTTTCCACTTTCATCTTTTTAAAATCAACTGCTGTTTTCATTGTCTTTCCTCCTCTAATTGACGAGAGAACAAGACTTAAACCGAAGCCGAAATAAAAACCCTACTAATCCTTATAAAAATAAAAGGATAGTAGGGTATAAACGCAAAAAACGGTTTAAAATCAATCCCTCTGTCCTAGTCCTATTTTGGATCAAGGCAGACCACATTCATGAATATTATTAATAATTTGGTGCAGTTCCATGTATGGATACTACCCTACGACAAGATTATAACAAAATTTAAACGATTTGGTAACATTTTTTACTTGATTTCAATATCAGCAGAATAAATGGAATGAATGTCACCGATATCATCCTCTAATAGTAAAACTCCTTCATCTGTAATCCCTTTAGCAACACCAATTAATGTACCATGTAATGTTCTAGCTGTAATCCGTTTCCCTAGACTCACTGCATAGCATTCCCAAACAGACTTAATTACAGAAAACCCTTGTTGTAAATAATCATGATAAAACTGTTCTAGCTCGTAAAACAAGTGCGATAATAAAACGGCACGGTTTATTTCCTCACCGGCTTCTACCATCAAAGACGTCGCCTTTTCTTGTAATTCTTCCGGAAAATGCTCTGTTGTATGATTGATGTTCATACCGATGCCAATAATGACGGAATGAACATAATCAGGTTCTGACTGCATTTCTGTTAAAATACCGACTACTTTTTTTCCGTTAATTAAAATATCATTCGGCCATTTTATTTCACAATCTAACCCCGTTGTTTTTTTAATTGCACGAACAACACTCACGGCGGCTAAAAGCGTTAATTGCGGCGCTTTTTGCGGTGGGATTTTCGGTCGGAGAATAATGCTCATAGAAACGCTTGTCCCTAATGGAGAATGCCATTCTCTCCCCATCCTTCCTTTCCCTCTCGTTTGTTCATCCGCTATGACAACATGACCTTCCGCAGCCTCTTCTTGTGCTAGCCGGTGAGCAATATCTTGAGTAGACGGTACAGATTCAAAATAAGTAAACTGTTGCCCAATACAAGATGTTTGCAAATGAACTTTAATATCATGAGGTTGAATCGTATTTGGACTTGTTATAATCCGATACCCTTTTCTCGGGATGGCTTCCACTTCATATCCCATTTTTCTAAGTTCTTCGATATGTTTCCATACCGCTGTTCGAGAACACCCTAATTCTTTACTGATTTTTTCTCCAGATACAAATTCTGTTGACTGAAGAAGTTTCAATAATGTTTCCTTTTTCACAATAAACCCTTCTTTCTACTCCATGCCAATATCTCATTTTTCTCGTTTGGAAGCTCTCCGTAAATAACGGCTGTCTCAACTTCATGCAAACATCCTTCAATCCAACTACCAGGTTCGCGCGTTGTTTCATGAAGTAATAGCGAGCCGTTAATCGCAAGGTCTTGCCGTTTTTTCAAGCGCAAATGTTCATACTTGTCTAGTAGATGCTGGATACTTTCTTTTTTTTCTGGATGCAGTAAATGAATAAGCCGTTCCACTTTTATGATGGTAGCTTTTCCACAGTCATAAAGGAGCCGCAATGACCATCCCTCTGTTTTTCTTTTGTTAACATAAGTTTGTAACTCTTGTAGTTCTTTCATAAAACGATTTGATTTTTTGAAATAGCGGAGTTGGGTTTCAACGGGATGATGGACATCACGTAATAATAAAAACCACCGTTCTTCTAAAGTCATTTCGTTATAAAGTGGATGATTCATCCAATCGATTAATTCTTTAGGTAAAATAGGCAAACTCGAAAATTGAACGTGGTGTAGGACAGCTATTGCTTTACTACAATATGGTCCTAGTAACAATTTGTCTATTTCTTTTGCTAATCGTTCGTTCGCTACAAGAGAAAGGGAAGCTTTCAACTCCAACATCGCTTGTCTAGTTTCTTGCTCAATAGAAAAACCTAATTGGCTTATAAAACGAACCGCTCGGACCATTCGTAACGGGTCTTCTTTAAATCGATCGTTCGCACAACCCGAAGCACGAATGACCGAATAATCAAGGTCCACTTTATATTGATGGGGGTCAATGAGAACAAAATCTTTTGTCAGCGCGATCGCATTAACCGTAAAATCTCGAAGAAATAAATCTTGTTCAAGTGTTCGCGGTTCTTTCCCTTTATAACGACTCACCTCAAATAAATCATCCTCTATTTTTACAATGACCGTTTCATGCGCTGTACCGACTTCTATCGTTTGAGGGAACAGGATGATAACCTCATCTATCGTAGCTGATGTAACAATGTCCACATCCGAAATCGGTCGTTGTAACAAATAATCACGCACAGCTCCCCCAACAAAATAAGCTTCGTGTCCGGCATGTATAAGAGTTTCAATGACAAGTTGAGCTTTTTCCCAAAGAGGTGAAATAAGACATCATCCTTTAACTAACTCATAATAAATCGATTCATATTGTGCTACGATGCTTTTTGAGCTAAAAAACTGTTGAACTCGGTCTTGAGCTTGCTTTGACATCTGTTCGTGTAACTGAGAATTTAGTAATAAGGAATTTGCTTTATCTGACACTTGCTCTACATTTCCTACTTCACATATATAACCAGTTTCTCCATCAACAATGACTTCAGGAATTCCACCGATATTTGTTCCAATAACAGGGACACCACAAGCCATTGCTTCTAGAGCTACAAGGCCAAAGCTTTCTTTTTCAGAAAGCAACAACATTAAGTCACTAATGGAAAGAATTTCTGCGACATGCTTTTGGTTTCCTAAAAACCGAACATCATCTTGAATTCCTAATTCACGAACTAATTTACAGGCAACCGTTGTTTCTGGCCCGTCTCCAATTAACAATAATTTTGCTTTTTGTTTGTTACGAATAAGGGCAAAGCTTTTAATAATATCACTTACTCGCTTAACCGGACGGAAATTCGAAATATGCACGACAACTTTATCGTCTTTTTCTATTCGATATTGTTCACGTAAATCAAGGCGACAATGTTTACGATACACACGTTCGTCAATAAAATTATAAACGGTCTCTATTGGTCGTTCGATATGTAATAATGAATGGGTTTGTTCCGCTAAACTATTGGACACGGCTGTCACGACATCAGATTGTTCAATCCCAAATCGAATAATTTCGCTTAATGATGGGTCATAGCCAAGCACAGTGATATCTGTTCCATGTAATGTCGTAACAATGTTCACTTTTCCACCGACCATTTGTTTCGCTAAATACGCACAAATCGCATGGGGGACAGCGTAATGCACATGAAGAACATCTAATTGTTCCCGCGTAATAATTTCCGCCATTTTACTTGCTAAAGATAAATCATACGGTGGAAATTTAAAAACCGAATATTGATTCACTTCCACTTCATGATAATAAAGATTTGGATAAACTTTATCTAAACGAAACGGCATACTTGACGTTATAAAGTGTACGTCGTGGCCATTTTCAGCTAATAGCTTCCCTAACTCTGTTGCAATCACACCAGAGCCTCCAACTGTTGGATAACAACTAATTCCTATTTTTAATTTTTTCATGATCATTCCCCTAAAATATCTTGTACAAGAATCGGTCCGTCAGCTAAAAAGCCTTCTCCGTATTGCACACCTACTTCTTTTCCAAACAACCGTTCTCTCGCAGTCACCGTTTCAATATATCCATTTGTTAACGGTGTTTGTACACTCGTTGCTGTTGCTATAAATTGACTTTTATACGCCTTAAGTGCTTCTAGCTTTTGTTCCATTGATTCACTAATATCAATGATAAAATCAGGTTTATGGAAACCATTAATTAAATAAGAAAAACAACGTGTTACTCGAAAAGCCGGTAATGGTTGACCTGTTTCATACTTACGAATCCCGGCATTAAATATCGCTTCTTTTACTAGCGCTGCACAGTGACCATGATCAGGATGCCTATCTATCGGATAAGGGACAAAGACAAGTTTTGGTTCATATGTCCGAATCACATCGACAATTTTATCAATACTTTCTTTTGCTAGCATTAATCCACGATCTGGCAAATCAAGCTGAACTCTGTTTGTTTTTAATAAAGTGGCGGCTTGTTTGGCTTCCTCTTGCCTTTCGGATACTGTCCCGTTAGAAGAAAGCTCAGCATACGTTAAATCACAAATAAGGGTGCGATAACCAAGATTCGCATATTTATATAGCGTTCCTCCCATCCCAATTTCAACATCATCAGGATGGGCACCAAACGCGAGAATATCTACTTTATTCATTTATCGTCGGCTTATCCTTTCCAGCCACAATTTCTCGCCAATGCAATTCTCCACGCTCTAGCCCTTTCACGAGAATTTCAGCCGTCCCCATATTTGTAGCTAACGGAATATTTTGTACATCACATAACCGAATGAGTGCCGCAATATCAGGCTCATGTGGTTGCGCTGTTAATGGATCACGGAAAAAGATAATTAAATCAAATTTATTTTCTGCAACAAGGGCACCAATTTGTTGGTCTCCTCCAAGAGGACCAGATTGAAACCGAGTAACAGGAAGACCTGTTGCATCAATAATCCGTTGTCCTGTCGTTCCTGTCGCATATAAATCATGGCCTTCAAACACCTTTTTATACGCAACCGTAAAAGCAACCATACTATCTTTTTTCTTATCATGTGCGATAAATGCAATTCTCATCTTGTCATTTCCCCTATTCAATTATATTCTCTAATCCATACACTAACGTATCAATTGTCATGACGGTTTCCACTGCGAGTTGGATTCCTGGCATAAAAGAAGACCTGTGTAAAGAGTCATGTTTTATTGTTAATGTTTGCCCAACTCCACCAAAAATCACTTCTTGATGTGCCACTAATCCTGGTAAGCGTAAACTATGAATATGCATTCCGTCTAATGTTGCTCCTCTTGCCCCTTGTAGCTC
It contains:
- the panB gene encoding 3-methyl-2-oxobutanoate hydroxymethyltransferase, producing the protein MKTAVDFKKMKVEKEKIAMVTAYDAPSAKLVEEAGVDMILVGDSLGMVVLGYDSTIPVTLDDMVLHTKAVKRGARATFTVTDMPFLTYHGSIHETMLNARKLMQDGGADAVKVEGNGGVFNVIVHLTNAGVPVVAHLGLTPQSVGVLGGYRVQGKDAESAKQLIEDSKKAEEAGAMALVLECVPKQIAKLISEQLTIPVIGIGAGVDTDGQVLVYHDLIGYGSNRVPKFVKQYANVSNQIQTAVSDYVQEVKTSHFPEEKHSFTMKEEQLEHVYGGRISTP
- a CDS encoding biotin--[acetyl-CoA-carboxylase] ligase; translation: MKKETLLKLLQSTEFVSGEKISKELGCSRTAVWKHIEELRKMGYEVEAIPRKGYRIITSPNTIQPHDIKVHLQTSCIGQQFTYFESVPSTQDIAHRLAQEEAAEGHVVIADEQTRGKGRMGREWHSPLGTSVSMSIILRPKIPPQKAPQLTLLAAVSVVRAIKKTTGLDCEIKWPNDILINGKKVVGILTEMQSEPDYVHSVIIGIGMNINHTTEHFPEELQEKATSLMVEAGEEINRAVLLSHLFYELEQFYHDYLQQGFSVIKSVWECYAVSLGKRITARTLHGTLIGVAKGITDEGVLLLEDDIGDIHSIYSADIEIK
- a CDS encoding CCA tRNA nucleotidyltransferase, whose amino-acid sequence is MSPLWEKAQLVIETLIHAGHEAYFVGGAVRDYLLQRPISDVDIVTSATIDEVIILFPQTIEVGTAHETVIVKIEDDLFEVSRYKGKEPRTLEQDLFLRDFTVNAIALTKDFVLIDPHQYKVDLDYSVIRASGCANDRFKEDPLRMVRAVRFISQLGFSIEQETRQAMLELKASLSLVANERLAKEIDKLLLGPYCSKAIAVLHHVQFSSLPILPKELIDWMNHPLYNEMTLEERWFLLLRDVHHPVETQLRYFKKSNRFMKELQELQTYVNKRKTEGWSLRLLYDCGKATIIKVERLIHLLHPEKKESIQHLLDKYEHLRLKKRQDLAINGSLLLHETTREPGSWIEGCLHEVETAVIYGELPNEKNEILAWSRKKGLL
- the bshA gene encoding N-acetyl-alpha-D-glucosaminyl L-malate synthase BshA; the encoded protein is MKKLKIGISCYPTVGGSGVIATELGKLLAENGHDVHFITSSMPFRLDKVYPNLYYHEVEVNQYSVFKFPPYDLSLASKMAEIITREQLDVLHVHYAVPHAICAYLAKQMVGGKVNIVTTLHGTDITVLGYDPSLSEIIRFGIEQSDVVTAVSNSLAEQTHSLLHIERPIETVYNFIDERVYRKHCRLDLREQYRIEKDDKVVVHISNFRPVKRVSDIIKSFALIRNKQKAKLLLIGDGPETTVACKLVRELGIQDDVRFLGNQKHVAEILSISDLMLLLSEKESFGLVALEAMACGVPVIGTNIGGIPEVIVDGETGYICEVGNVEQVSDKANSLLLNSQLHEQMSKQAQDRVQQFFSSKSIVAQYESIYYELVKG
- the bshB1 gene encoding bacillithiol biosynthesis deacetylase BshB1 — its product is MNKVDILAFGAHPDDVEIGMGGTLYKYANLGYRTLICDLTYAELSSNGTVSERQEEAKQAATLLKTNRVQLDLPDRGLMLAKESIDKIVDVIRTYEPKLVFVPYPIDRHPDHGHCAALVKEAIFNAGIRKYETGQPLPAFRVTRCFSYLINGFHKPDFIIDISESMEQKLEALKAYKSQFIATATSVQTPLTNGYIETVTARERLFGKEVGVQYGEGFLADGPILVQDILGE
- the mgsA gene encoding methylglyoxal synthase, with translation MRIAFIAHDKKKDSMVAFTVAYKKVFEGHDLYATGTTGQRIIDATGLPVTRFQSGPLGGDQQIGALVAENKFDLIIFFRDPLTAQPHEPDIAALIRLCDVQNIPLATNMGTAEILVKGLERGELHWREIVAGKDKPTINE